One Weissella ceti DNA window includes the following coding sequences:
- a CDS encoding gluconate:H+ symporter — protein MITLFLGIVFLLFLIVKVKLNTFISLIFTAVLVGLGLGMDFAQIPHSIATGIGGSLGELAIVFGFGAILGRLVSDAGGAYRIAHTLIEKFGKKRIQLAVMVAAFILGIALFFEVGMVILIPIIFVIALEVEMPLLALGIPMGAALSVTHGFLPPHPAPTAISTALGANTGEVLIYGLIVAVPAAIIAGPIFTRLAQRYAPEAFVVKRKLSSFGEIKEFDLAKTPSFGLSLLTSLFPVILMAMTTIYTMVYNNGKPFTDPQGFDSFVTMIGNPVGAMIISLLFALWSMGWLQKKTSSEMAETVEGAISSIAMLLLIIGGGAAFKQILIDGGIADQVAAMFQGSTISPLLLAWIITVILRVALGSATVAALTAAGLVGPLMATAGVNPALMVIVIGAGSLAASHVNDAGFWMFKEYFDLDVKQTLKIWTVLETIIAIVGLVMALILSMFV, from the coding sequence ATGATTACACTATTTCTAGGAATTGTCTTCTTGCTATTCCTAATCGTGAAAGTTAAATTAAATACATTCATCTCACTTATCTTCACAGCAGTGCTAGTTGGACTAGGTTTGGGTATGGACTTCGCACAAATTCCACACTCAATCGCAACTGGTATTGGAGGATCACTGGGTGAATTGGCCATCGTCTTTGGATTCGGAGCAATCTTGGGACGTTTGGTTTCTGATGCTGGTGGAGCATACCGTATTGCCCACACACTAATTGAAAAGTTTGGAAAGAAGCGTATTCAATTAGCTGTTATGGTTGCGGCCTTCATCTTGGGGATCGCCTTGTTCTTCGAAGTTGGAATGGTTATCTTGATTCCAATCATCTTCGTTATCGCGCTTGAAGTTGAAATGCCTTTGCTAGCCTTGGGTATTCCAATGGGAGCTGCTTTGTCAGTTACTCACGGATTCTTGCCACCTCACCCAGCCCCAACAGCTATTTCAACAGCTTTGGGAGCTAATACTGGTGAAGTTTTGATTTACGGTTTGATCGTTGCTGTACCAGCTGCTATCATCGCCGGACCAATCTTTACACGTTTGGCACAACGTTACGCTCCTGAAGCGTTCGTTGTTAAGCGTAAGTTGAGCTCATTTGGAGAAATCAAGGAATTTGATCTAGCCAAGACACCTTCATTCGGATTGTCATTGTTGACTAGCTTGTTCCCAGTTATCTTGATGGCTATGACAACTATCTACACAATGGTTTACAACAACGGTAAGCCATTTACTGATCCACAAGGATTCGATTCATTCGTTACAATGATCGGTAACCCTGTTGGAGCCATGATCATTTCATTGCTATTCGCATTGTGGTCAATGGGATGGTTGCAAAAGAAGACATCTTCTGAAATGGCAGAAACAGTTGAAGGAGCTATCAGCTCAATCGCTATGTTGCTATTGATCATCGGTGGTGGAGCTGCGTTCAAGCAAATCTTGATCGACGGTGGAATCGCTGACCAAGTTGCTGCAATGTTCCAAGGATCAACAATCTCACCATTGTTGCTAGCATGGATTATCACAGTTATCTTGCGTGTTGCTTTGGGATCAGCTACAGTTGCTGCTTTGACAGCTGCTGGGTTGGTTGGACCTTTGATGGCAACTGCTGGTGTTAACCCAGCCTTGATGGTTATCGTTATCGGTGCCGGATCATTGGCTGCTTCACACGTGAACGACGCTGGATTCTGGATGTTTAAGGAATACTTCGACTTAGATGTTAAGCAAACATTGAAGATCTGGACTGTTCTAGAAACAATCATTGCCATCGTTGGTTTGGTAATGGCCCTAATCTTGAGCATGTTCGTTTAA
- a CDS encoding exodeoxyribonuclease III: MQFISWNIDSLNAAIQHKSPRGEMTWATLQAIAKAQPDVVAIQETKSPISGMTGPQEKVIHELFPDYYVYQNTSTERKGYSGTMMLSKTAPISVDTPSIDAPDGMDTEGRILTLEFENAFVSTVYTPNSGRDLDRLADRQAWDEKYQAYIESLDAKKPVIFSGDMNVAHQEIDLKNPKTNRRSAGFTNEERLGFTNLLSAGFVDTFRYQHPDTIEVYSWWAQMSKTSKINNTGWRIDYYLVSERLTDNIEESGMLDTGDRQDHAPVTLSLKNFEL; this comes from the coding sequence ATGCAATTCATTTCATGGAACATCGACAGTTTGAATGCTGCAATTCAACATAAATCTCCTCGTGGAGAAATGACTTGGGCAACTCTACAAGCCATTGCAAAAGCACAACCTGATGTTGTGGCTATCCAAGAAACCAAGTCTCCTATTTCTGGGATGACTGGCCCTCAAGAAAAGGTCATTCACGAACTTTTCCCCGACTACTACGTTTACCAAAACACAAGTACAGAACGTAAGGGTTACTCAGGAACAATGATGTTGTCAAAGACAGCACCTATCAGTGTTGATACACCAAGCATCGATGCCCCGGATGGTATGGATACAGAAGGCCGTATCTTAACTCTTGAATTTGAAAACGCCTTTGTTTCTACTGTTTACACCCCTAACTCTGGTCGTGATTTGGATCGTCTTGCAGATCGTCAAGCTTGGGATGAAAAATACCAAGCTTACATTGAATCACTTGATGCCAAGAAGCCAGTCATCTTCTCGGGGGACATGAACGTTGCCCACCAAGAAATTGACTTGAAGAACCCTAAGACAAATCGCCGCTCTGCTGGATTCACTAACGAAGAACGTCTTGGCTTCACCAACCTATTGTCTGCTGGTTTCGTAGATACATTCCGTTACCAACACCCTGATACTATCGAAGTCTACTCATGGTGGGCACAAATGTCTAAGACATCAAAGATCAACAACACTGGTTGGCGTATTGATTACTACCTGGTGTCAGAACGCCTAACAGATAATATTGAAGAATCAGGGATGTTAGATACTGGCGATCGTCAAGATCATGCACCTGTGACGTTGTCATTAAAGAATTTCGAATTATAA
- a CDS encoding APC family permease, translated as MEKAEVKKLGLVALISGIVTSSLGSGVFNVSSTLAQGSTVGVSILAWLFVMVGIGALAWVFATLSNLFPKLTGVTDYALEGSGKIAAVASGFAYFVSGFCGNLAFLLMLGQAISYFSIYIPALTPLADGSNVITIIFVSAFSWILTWFVIKYGVENMVNFNTIITFFKVGSLVAFMLFGVIFFQAGIFTSHFWESFANNMGNLSFGQMTGESFYNQFSTGILSMIFLFVGIESASMMGDRAQKKSDVAKATMIATFILFFMYFVITLLPFGMLPQQELANIQEPALVFVVQQTVGPIGGALMSLALIIALVGALISWFLLPVEPLQRLSSQNIFPKWMGKTNAIGAPVNSLIFTQVLMQLLILTLFFTDSAYIFALSLCTVAIVISYFFVGLFQLQIGIKRKSAALIIPGLIVVVFEIIAVAVSGIQYLALCSFILIMGFAFYVQHQGAANIKRGEWITIAITAVATLLTIVALVNGSITLS; from the coding sequence ATGGAAAAAGCAGAGGTTAAGAAATTAGGCCTTGTGGCCCTAATTAGTGGGATTGTTACCAGCTCATTAGGATCCGGAGTCTTCAACGTATCATCTACACTGGCCCAAGGAAGTACGGTTGGTGTATCAATTCTAGCTTGGTTATTCGTCATGGTCGGTATCGGTGCCCTTGCCTGGGTATTCGCTACCCTATCAAACCTATTTCCTAAGCTAACAGGTGTCACTGACTATGCCTTAGAAGGAAGTGGTAAAATCGCTGCCGTGGCATCTGGGTTCGCCTACTTCGTCAGTGGATTCTGTGGAAACCTAGCCTTTCTTTTGATGCTAGGCCAAGCAATTAGTTACTTCTCAATTTACATCCCTGCGCTAACCCCCTTAGCCGATGGAAGTAATGTGATTACAATTATTTTTGTCTCAGCTTTCTCATGGATTTTGACATGGTTCGTGATTAAGTATGGTGTTGAAAACATGGTGAACTTTAACACCATCATCACCTTCTTCAAGGTTGGTTCATTAGTTGCCTTCATGTTGTTTGGGGTTATCTTCTTCCAAGCTGGTATCTTCACTTCCCACTTCTGGGAGTCATTTGCCAACAACATGGGTAATCTTTCATTCGGCCAAATGACCGGTGAAAGCTTCTACAACCAATTTAGTACTGGAATTCTATCAATGATTTTCTTGTTCGTTGGTATCGAAAGTGCTTCAATGATGGGTGATCGTGCCCAAAAGAAATCAGACGTTGCTAAGGCAACCATGATTGCGACATTCATCTTGTTCTTTATGTACTTCGTCATTACCCTATTGCCATTCGGCATGTTGCCACAACAAGAGTTAGCTAACATTCAAGAACCAGCCCTAGTCTTTGTTGTTCAACAAACGGTTGGCCCAATCGGTGGTGCCTTGATGAGTCTAGCTCTGATTATTGCGCTAGTTGGTGCTTTGATTAGCTGGTTCTTACTACCAGTTGAACCTTTGCAACGACTATCATCACAAAATATTTTCCCTAAGTGGATGGGTAAGACCAATGCGATTGGTGCCCCCGTCAATAGTTTGATTTTCACGCAAGTATTGATGCAATTGTTGATTTTGACACTGTTCTTTACTGACTCTGCCTACATCTTTGCATTAAGTCTGTGTACCGTTGCGATTGTTATTAGTTACTTCTTCGTCGGTTTATTCCAACTACAAATTGGAATTAAGCGCAAGAGTGCTGCATTGATTATCCCTGGCTTGATTGTGGTAGTATTCGAAATTATCGCTGTTGCTGTTTCAGGAATTCAATACCTTGCCCTATGTTCATTTATCCTAATCATGGGATTTGCATTTTATGTCCAACATCAGGGTGCGGCTAACATTAAGCGTGGTGAATGGATTACCATTGCCATTACAGCGGTTGCTACTCTTTTGACTATCGTTGCACTTGTTAACGGGTCAATCACATTGAGTTAA
- the arcC gene encoding carbamate kinase, with amino-acid sequence MQKRVIFALGGNAILTNDASAEAQQDALKATAKKLANYVRTHDGTQLVITHGNGPQVGNLMLQQSANPSEKNPAMPLDTVGAMTQGEIGVWLANALNDELPNSDVAALLTRTLVDKNNPAFQHPTKPIGQFYTQEEVSALQTEHPDWQFVEDAGRGFRRVVASPEPIGIVEAPAVEALTNAGEILIAGGGGGVPVIREDGQYIGVEAVIDKDFTSAKLAEVVQADELIILTAIDQAMINYGKENQEPLGTVTVTEMKRHVDDNQFAAGSMKPKILALLSFVERTGKPAIMTSLDNVGDYEENGRATIIVPD; translated from the coding sequence ATGCAAAAAAGAGTTATTTTCGCCCTTGGTGGAAACGCCATTTTAACGAACGATGCTTCTGCTGAGGCCCAACAAGATGCCTTGAAGGCCACAGCTAAGAAGCTTGCTAATTACGTCCGTACACATGATGGTACACAATTAGTCATTACCCACGGAAACGGACCACAAGTTGGTAACTTGATGCTACAACAATCTGCTAACCCATCTGAAAAGAATCCCGCCATGCCACTAGATACCGTTGGTGCGATGACACAAGGTGAAATTGGTGTCTGGTTAGCTAATGCACTAAATGATGAATTACCAAACAGTGACGTCGCAGCCCTCCTAACACGTACGCTCGTCGACAAGAACAACCCCGCATTCCAACACCCTACGAAGCCAATTGGTCAATTCTATACCCAAGAAGAAGTTTCAGCGCTCCAAACTGAACACCCTGATTGGCAATTCGTTGAAGATGCAGGTCGTGGCTTCCGTCGTGTGGTTGCTTCACCAGAACCAATCGGTATCGTTGAGGCTCCAGCCGTTGAGGCACTAACAAACGCCGGTGAAATTTTGATTGCCGGTGGTGGTGGTGGTGTTCCAGTCATTCGCGAAGACGGCCAATACATTGGTGTTGAAGCTGTTATCGATAAGGACTTCACCTCAGCTAAATTAGCTGAAGTGGTTCAAGCGGATGAATTGATTATCTTAACTGCCATTGATCAGGCCATGATCAACTATGGTAAGGAAAACCAAGAACCTTTAGGTACTGTTACTGTCACTGAAATGAAGCGTCACGTTGATGACAATCAATTCGCTGCCGGTTCTATGAAACCAAAGATTCTCGCATTATTATCATTCGTTGAACGCACAGGGAAACCTGCAATTATGACAAGTCTTGATAATGTTGGTGATTATGAAGAAAACGGTCGTGCCACAATTATTGTGCCTGACTAA
- a CDS encoding GNAT family N-acetyltransferase yields the protein MRIQAYEDKYLTETMTMIKECILAVNQPDYSPQQVKVWAELDPRRFQMRDDNHAFVMLSEEDAIIGFSDMDDAGYLDNMFVHKDYQGQGIATRLLKHIENSYAMDKITTYASITAKPFFERHGYQVVRENQAELRGEVFVNYYMEKLG from the coding sequence ATGCGAATACAAGCGTATGAAGATAAATATCTAACTGAGACTATGACGATGATTAAAGAATGTATCTTAGCGGTTAATCAACCAGATTATTCTCCGCAACAGGTGAAAGTATGGGCTGAATTAGATCCACGACGATTCCAAATGCGCGATGATAATCATGCATTCGTGATGTTGTCAGAAGAAGATGCCATCATTGGATTTTCGGACATGGATGATGCTGGTTATTTAGACAATATGTTCGTGCATAAAGATTATCAGGGCCAAGGGATTGCGACAAGATTATTGAAGCACATCGAAAATAGTTATGCCATGGACAAAATAACAACGTATGCCTCAATTACGGCTAAGCCATTTTTTGAGCGTCATGGATATCAGGTGGTACGAGAAAATCAAGCTGAATTACGAGGCGAAGTGTTTGTAAATTACTACATGGAAAAGCTGGGTTAG
- the argF gene encoding ornithine carbamoyltransferase, with protein MVELAQLQGMQGRSFLKEIDYTPAEMHALVDLSIELKAELEAQKDGGPVVTKYLHDKSIILLFAKTSTRTRLSFEIGGDELGANTVYIDPTSSQFGKKESVADSARVFAGMADGIEYRGFAQADMELMAKHAIDSKGRHKPVWNGLTDEWHPTQMIADFMTVKEEFGHLGNDITLAFVGDGRNNMANSLLVTGSMLGVNVHIVAPADLQPTQEVQDIAKKYAAESGAKPMVTADLDEGVADANIIYNDVFVSMGETNWEERLTQLVPYQVNMPLLKKSKHFGKDLITMNCLPAFHDLNTSVAQDVHEKYPNLVGTDGIEITDEVFEGPQARHFQEAENRKHSIKAIMVATLGDLSLYPKQ; from the coding sequence ATGGTTGAATTAGCACAATTACAAGGTATGCAAGGTCGTTCATTCCTAAAGGAAATTGATTACACACCCGCAGAAATGCACGCTTTGGTTGATCTTTCAATTGAATTGAAGGCTGAATTAGAAGCCCAAAAAGATGGTGGTCCTGTTGTAACGAAGTACTTGCATGACAAGAGCATTATCTTGTTGTTCGCTAAGACTTCAACACGTACACGTTTGTCATTTGAAATTGGTGGTGACGAATTAGGTGCTAACACGGTCTACATTGACCCAACTTCAAGTCAATTTGGTAAGAAGGAATCGGTTGCCGATTCAGCACGTGTCTTTGCTGGTATGGCTGATGGAATTGAATACCGTGGATTCGCCCAAGCAGATATGGAATTGATGGCTAAGCATGCCATTGACTCAAAGGGACGTCATAAGCCAGTATGGAACGGGTTGACTGACGAATGGCACCCAACCCAAATGATCGCTGACTTCATGACTGTGAAGGAAGAATTTGGTCACTTGGGTAACGACATTACATTGGCCTTCGTTGGTGATGGTCGTAATAACATGGCCAACTCATTGCTAGTTACTGGATCAATGTTAGGTGTTAACGTGCATATCGTTGCCCCTGCAGACTTGCAACCAACACAAGAAGTTCAAGACATTGCCAAGAAGTATGCTGCTGAATCAGGTGCCAAGCCAATGGTTACAGCTGATTTGGATGAAGGTGTTGCTGACGCTAACATCATCTACAACGACGTGTTCGTAAGTATGGGAGAAACTAATTGGGAAGAACGTTTGACCCAATTGGTACCATACCAAGTCAACATGCCATTGTTGAAGAAGTCAAAGCACTTTGGCAAGGACTTGATTACAATGAACTGTTTGCCAGCCTTCCACGACTTGAACACTTCAGTTGCCCAAGACGTTCACGAAAAGTACCCTAACCTAGTTGGTACTGACGGAATCGAAATCACTGATGAAGTCTTTGAAGGACCACAAGCACGTCATTTCCAAGAAGCGGAAAACCGCAAGCACTCAATTAAGGCTATTATGGTCGCAACTTTGGGTGACTTGTCTCTATATCCAAAGCAATAA
- the adhE gene encoding bifunctional acetaldehyde-CoA/alcohol dehydrogenase: MSTDKQNNMTPEEKKAAAEVMTQTLVANAKEALLEFQNFTQEQVDRVVEAMALAGAENSLLLAHEAHDETGRGVVEDKDTKNKFASESVYNSIKHDKTVGVIGEDKVTGSVQLAAPLGILAGIVPTTNPTSTTIFKSMMTAKTRNAIIFAFHPQAQKSSAHAAQIVYEAALAAGAPKHFIQWIEKPSMEGTNALITNPDIASILATGGPGMVNAALRSGNPSMGVGAGNGAVYVDATANVNRAVEDLLLSKRFDNGMICATENSVVIAAEVYDEFMAQVQAQGAYLLPKKEHQKLADYVFKANAEGFGVTGPIAGMPGRTIADNAGVKMPAEKDVILFELDKENIGEALSSEKLSPLLSVYKAGSREEGIEIVQALLDYQGAGHNAAIQIGAQDDPFVKEYADAIGASRILVNQPDALGGVGDIYNDAMRPSLTLGTGSWGKNSLSHNLSTNDLLNIKTVAHRRNRPQWVRLPEEIYYESNAISYLQDMPNMERAFIVADPGMVQFGFVEKVVEQLALRQNAVKTSIYGSVQPDPMISEAVAIAKQMRDFQPDTVILLGGGSALDAGKVGRYLYEYAQNHPGILDDEAQIATLFGKLQQKFIDIRKRIVTFENQTLTQMVAIPTTSGTGSEVTPFAVITDDETHVKYPLADYELTPQVAIVDPEFVMTVPKRTVAFSGMDALSHALESYVSVMASDFTRPWALQAIKLIFENLETSYKYDASHPTKEGQSARANMHYASTLAGMSFANAFLGINHALAHKTGGAFDLPHGLSISIAMPEVIKFNAVSGNVKRTPFPRYETYTAQKDYADIARYIGLTGKDDAALVDALLAKIKELTDGLDIDVTLSGNGVTKKDFDAQLEGLLDLVYDDQTTTANPRQPYLSDIKTLLENQF, translated from the coding sequence ATGAGTACAGATAAGCAAAACAACATGACTCCTGAGGAAAAGAAAGCAGCCGCAGAAGTAATGACACAAACGTTAGTTGCCAACGCAAAAGAAGCTTTGCTAGAATTCCAAAATTTCACACAAGAACAAGTTGATCGCGTAGTTGAAGCAATGGCTTTGGCTGGAGCGGAAAACTCACTATTACTTGCCCACGAAGCTCACGATGAAACTGGCCGTGGAGTTGTCGAAGACAAGGATACAAAGAACAAGTTTGCATCAGAATCAGTTTATAACTCAATCAAGCATGACAAGACGGTTGGTGTAATCGGTGAAGATAAGGTAACGGGATCCGTTCAATTGGCAGCGCCACTTGGAATTTTGGCTGGAATCGTGCCAACAACTAACCCAACTTCAACAACAATCTTCAAGTCAATGATGACAGCCAAGACACGTAACGCCATCATCTTTGCTTTCCACCCACAAGCACAAAAGTCATCTGCACACGCTGCACAAATCGTATACGAAGCAGCCTTGGCAGCTGGGGCACCAAAGCACTTCATCCAATGGATTGAAAAGCCATCAATGGAAGGCACGAACGCGTTGATTACAAACCCAGACATTGCCTCAATCTTGGCAACTGGGGGACCTGGAATGGTTAACGCAGCGCTTCGTTCAGGAAACCCATCAATGGGTGTTGGCGCTGGTAACGGAGCCGTTTACGTTGACGCAACTGCGAATGTAAACCGTGCCGTTGAAGACTTGTTACTATCAAAGCGCTTTGACAACGGAATGATCTGTGCAACTGAAAATTCAGTTGTTATTGCGGCAGAAGTTTATGACGAATTCATGGCACAAGTTCAAGCACAAGGGGCTTACTTGCTACCAAAGAAGGAACACCAAAAGTTAGCTGATTACGTCTTCAAGGCTAATGCGGAAGGATTCGGCGTTACTGGACCAATCGCTGGAATGCCCGGACGTACAATTGCTGATAACGCTGGTGTAAAGATGCCGGCTGAAAAGGATGTTATCTTGTTCGAATTGGATAAGGAAAACATCGGTGAAGCTCTTTCATCAGAAAAGTTGAGCCCACTTTTGTCAGTCTACAAGGCTGGTTCACGTGAAGAAGGAATTGAAATTGTCCAAGCTTTGTTGGATTACCAAGGAGCTGGTCACAACGCTGCAATTCAAATTGGGGCCCAAGATGATCCTTTCGTTAAGGAATACGCTGATGCCATCGGAGCATCACGTATCTTGGTTAACCAACCAGATGCTCTAGGTGGAGTTGGAGATATTTATAACGATGCCATGCGCCCATCATTGACGCTTGGAACGGGATCATGGGGGAAGAATTCATTGTCACACAATCTATCAACAAACGATCTTTTGAACATTAAGACTGTTGCGCATCGTCGTAACCGCCCACAATGGGTCCGCTTGCCAGAAGAAATTTACTACGAATCAAACGCAATTTCATACTTGCAAGACATGCCTAACATGGAACGTGCCTTCATCGTTGCTGACCCGGGAATGGTGCAATTTGGCTTCGTTGAAAAGGTTGTGGAACAATTGGCTTTGCGCCAAAATGCGGTAAAGACAAGCATCTACGGATCAGTACAACCTGACCCAATGATTAGTGAAGCAGTTGCGATTGCTAAGCAAATGCGTGACTTCCAACCTGACACAGTTATCTTGCTAGGTGGAGGATCAGCGCTTGATGCTGGTAAGGTTGGTCGTTACCTATACGAATATGCACAAAACCACCCCGGAATTTTGGATGATGAAGCACAAATTGCGACATTGTTTGGTAAGCTACAACAAAAGTTCATCGATATCCGTAAGCGTATCGTGACATTTGAAAACCAAACTTTGACACAAATGGTGGCTATTCCAACAACATCTGGAACTGGATCAGAAGTGACACCATTCGCAGTTATTACCGATGACGAAACACACGTTAAGTACCCATTGGCTGACTACGAATTAACACCACAAGTCGCCATCGTTGACCCAGAATTCGTGATGACAGTACCAAAGCGCACAGTTGCCTTCTCAGGAATGGACGCTTTGTCACACGCACTAGAATCATACGTCTCAGTTATGGCATCAGACTTCACACGTCCATGGGCGTTGCAAGCCATCAAGTTGATCTTCGAAAACTTGGAAACTTCATACAAGTACGATGCAAGTCACCCAACTAAGGAAGGACAATCAGCACGTGCGAACATGCATTATGCTTCAACTTTGGCAGGTATGTCATTTGCGAATGCATTCCTAGGAATTAACCACGCCTTGGCGCACAAGACTGGTGGAGCCTTCGATTTGCCACACGGACTATCAATTTCAATTGCTATGCCAGAAGTGATTAAGTTCAACGCGGTAAGTGGAAACGTAAAGCGTACACCATTCCCTCGTTACGAAACTTACACAGCCCAAAAGGATTACGCTGATATCGCTCGTTACATTGGTTTGACTGGTAAGGATGACGCTGCTTTGGTAGATGCTTTGCTAGCTAAGATCAAGGAATTGACTGATGGTCTAGATATCGATGTGACATTGTCAGGAAATGGTGTTACTAAGAAGGACTTTGATGCCCAACTAGAGGGGTTGTTGGACTTGGTATACGATGATCAAACAACAACGGCCAACCCACGCCAACCATACTTGTCAGACATCAAGACATTGCTAGAAAACCAATTCTAA
- the arcA gene encoding arginine deiminase — protein MIDNPAIQVNSEIGKLKSVLLHRPGAEIENITPDSMERLLFDDIPFLKIAQEEHDFFAKTLQDNGVETVYIEQLLEDVLQDEEVRNQFLTRYLNEHYYTGAAMRDIRNYLNTLDVHTMVATIYAGIRRELVDLSEPNLHDVSGSDAQNAFLIDPLPNAYFTRDPQAMMGNGLTINRMTFAARRPESLITEFVMQYHPRFAGKVDVWLDRNTDSRIEGGDELVLNDHTLAIGVSERTSSRAIQALAEEMFKNPDSKFDTIVAIEIPHNHAMMHLDTVFTMVNHDQFTVFPGIMDEDGKMNIQILRPDKDGNVTLHPRTNLKKTLMEVLDLPELDLIETGGGDPVIAPREQWNDGSNNLAIAPGEIVTYDRNYVSIKLMEEHGIKVHQIKSSELARGRGGGRCMSQPIWRDNI, from the coding sequence ATGATTGATAATCCAGCAATTCAAGTGAATTCCGAAATTGGGAAGTTGAAGTCAGTTTTGTTACACCGTCCTGGAGCCGAAATTGAAAACATCACGCCAGATTCAATGGAACGTCTATTGTTTGATGACATTCCATTCTTGAAGATTGCGCAAGAAGAACACGATTTTTTCGCCAAGACACTGCAAGACAACGGTGTTGAAACAGTCTATATTGAACAACTACTAGAAGATGTCTTACAAGATGAAGAAGTTCGTAATCAATTTTTGACACGATACTTAAACGAGCACTATTACACTGGTGCTGCGATGCGCGATATTCGAAACTACTTAAACACACTAGATGTTCATACGATGGTTGCCACAATCTACGCTGGTATCCGACGTGAACTGGTGGATTTGTCAGAACCCAACCTACACGACGTGTCTGGGTCTGATGCTCAAAATGCATTCTTGATTGACCCACTACCAAATGCGTACTTTACACGTGATCCGCAAGCCATGATGGGAAATGGTTTGACAATTAATCGTATGACATTTGCTGCTCGTCGCCCTGAATCATTGATTACTGAATTTGTCATGCAATACCACCCACGTTTTGCCGGTAAGGTTGACGTTTGGTTGGATCGTAATACGGATTCACGTATCGAAGGTGGAGATGAATTAGTCTTGAACGACCACACATTAGCCATTGGTGTGTCAGAACGTACTTCAAGTCGTGCTATCCAAGCATTGGCTGAAGAAATGTTCAAGAATCCAGATAGTAAGTTCGATACTATCGTAGCCATTGAAATCCCACACAACCACGCAATGATGCATTTGGACACAGTGTTCACAATGGTTAACCATGACCAATTCACTGTCTTCCCTGGCATCATGGACGAAGACGGTAAGATGAACATCCAAATCCTACGTCCTGATAAGGACGGCAATGTGACGCTTCATCCTCGCACGAACTTGAAGAAGACATTGATGGAAGTGCTAGATTTGCCTGAACTAGACCTGATTGAAACTGGTGGCGGTGATCCAGTCATTGCCCCACGTGAACAATGGAACGATGGATCTAATAACCTGGCAATTGCGCCTGGTGAAATCGTAACCTACGATCGTAACTACGTCTCAATTAAATTGATGGAAGAACACGGAATCAAGGTTCACCAAATCAAGTCAAGTGAACTGGCTCGTGGTCGTGGTGGTGGACGTTGTATGAGTCAACCTATCTGGCGTGACAACATCTAA